The DNA segment GGTGCCGCGATTCTGTTCGCCGGCATCTTCGGTGCCGTCAACGCCGGAACCGAATTCCGCCACAAGACCATCACCACCAGCTTCCTGACGGCCCGCGGCCGCGACGGGGTGATCGCCGCCAAACTCATCGTCACTGCGCTGTTCGGCCTCGGATACGGCCTGGTGGTGCTGCTGGCCAGCTTGATCTGTCTGCTGATCTTCAACGAGCGGACAGTGCTGCTGGACGGCGCGTTCATCGGCGTGGTGGCATCGTGCCTCCTCGCAGTGGTGCTGTGGTCTATGATCGGTGCCGGCCTGGGTCTGCTGCTCAAATCTCCGACGTGGGCCGCGATCGTGCTCGTCGCCTGGCTGCCGTTCGGCGAGGGTCTCATCTCGTTGATCCTGTTCGGACTCGGGCTCGGATCGGTCGCCGTGGCGTTGCCGTCGAATCTGACTCTGCCGACCATGGCGGCGACTCAACTCGACGACGCGGGCGACCTGGCGTCGTGGCCGTGGGCACCGTTCGGACTCGCGCTGTGGGCCGCGATCCTCACCGGCGTCGGCTGGTTCCTGGCCCGTACCCGCGACATCGACTGACGTCGCTTCGTTCGCGGGCCGACCCTGTCGGTGGCCGGGTCTAGCGTGGTGAATCGATGGCACACAGTAATGCGGTGAAAGACCGTGCAACGGCACCCCGACGCGGCTCGTCGACACTCGACAGCGCAGAACCCGCGTCGAGTACTCGGCGTGGGTGGATCAGACGTCTGATCGCGCAGTGCATGCTGCATCGACGCACCGCACTCGGAGCCTTGGGCGTGACGATGATCGCCGCGGTCATCGACATCTCGTTCCCGTTGCTCACCAGGGTCGCCATCGACGACGCGACCGCAGGCAGGGGCGAGAAGATCGCCACCGTCGCCGCCGCCATCGCACTGTTGGGTCTGGTGCGCTTCGCGTGCCAATTCGGTCGACGCATGCTCGCCGGCCGGCTCTCGATCGACGTCCAGCACGATCTGCGCCTCGACCTGCTCGCGTCACTGCAGCGGCTCGACGGGCGCAAACAGGACGAGATCCGTACCGGCCAGGTCGTGTCGAGATCGATCACCGACCTCCAACTGGTGCAGGGACTGCTGGCCATGGTGCCGCTGTCGGCGGGAGCCGTCCTGCAGTTCGTGCTGGCGCTGGCGGTGATGGCATATCTGTCGCCACTGCTCACCGTCGTCGCGGTACTCATCGTTCCTGCGGTCGGCATCGTGGTCTATCGAATTCGGCCCACTCTCTTCGCGGCCACCTGGTCGGCGCAGCAACGCGCCGCCGATCTGGCGCAACATGTCGAGGAGACGGTCACCGGCGTCCGAGTGGTGAAGGGCTTCGGACAGGAAGCCCGCGCGGTGGATCGCATCGAGACACTGGGTCGCACGCTGTTCGCCGAGCGCATGCGATCGGCCAAGATCAACTCGCGGTTCGCGCCGTCGATGGCCACCATTCCTCAACTCGGACTCGTCGGAGTCATCGCCCTCGGCGGCTATCTGGCCCTGGAGGGCCACATCACGATCGGCACGTTTTTGGCCTTCGCCACCTACGTCGCGACCCTGTCCGCCGTTACCCGCACCGTCTCGTCGGTGGTGATCATGGCTCAGCTCTCCCGCGCGGCCGTCGAGCGCGTCTACGAGGTGGTCGATACCGAGCCGTCCGACCCGGAACCGACCGAGCCCGTCGCGTTGCCCGATGGCCCGCTCGGAGTGCGCATCTCCGAGGTGACGTTCCGGTTCGAGCCCGAACGCGACGTGCTCACCGACCTGAACCTGACCGTCTCGCCCGGTGAAACGGTGGCCGTCGTCGGCCACGCGGGCTCGGGAAAGACCGCACTCGCACTCCTGCTCCCCCGCTTCTACCGCCCCGTTCGGGGACAGATCGCCCTGACGTCCGACGGAACGTCCATCGATATCGACGACCTCGACTCGACGTCCCTGCGCGAGGCCGTCTCTCTGGTATTCGACGAGCCGTTCCTCTTCTCCGACACCATCGCCGCCAACATCGCCCTCGGCAGGCCCGACGCAACCGCGGAGGAGATCGAGCATGCGGCGCGGCTGGCGCAGGCCTCGAACTTCATCGACGCCTTGCCCGAGGGATACGACAGCCTCGTCGGTGAGCGCGGCCTCACCCTGTCCGGAGGCCAGCGCCAACGCATCGCGCTGGCCCGCGCTCTTCTCGTCGAGCCGCGCATTCTGATCCTGGACGACGCCACCTCCGCCGTGGATGCCGAGACCGAGGCCGCCATCTTCGACGCGTTGCGCGGCGTCCGCACACGCGCGACTCTCGTTCTCGCTCATCGCCGCTCGACTCTGACCCTGGCCGACCGCGTTGCCGTCCTCGACAACGGCCGCATCATCGACACCGGAACGGTCGACGAACTGGATCAGCGTTGTCCGTTGTTCCGGGCCCTCCTGGCCGGCGGAGACGGCGAGCCGAACGACGATCCCGGCGCGGAGCCGACCGTGGACCCATCCGCCGACACGCTCTGGCCCGATACGTCTCCCGAGTCGACGGTCGCACCCGGCGCAGCCGCGGTACCCACGCCCGGAGGCGGAGGTGGTCACGGAACTGCGATGGCCGGGGCATTCGGCTCATTGGCACCCACACCGGCCATCTCCCGGGCAGTCGCGGCCCTGCCGCCTGCGACCGAGGACCCGGGCACATCGGGATCCGAACTGCGTCGACCCGACCCCGAGTTCCGGCTGTCGAGACTGCTGAGCCCGGTGCGCTTGTTGCTGGCAGCGGTGGTGGTGCTCCTCGCGCTGGACTCACTGGCCTCGATCGCCTTCCCCTCCCTCGTTCGCTACGCCGTGGACAGCGGGGTGGCCAGTGGAGACTCGAACACCCTGTGGATCGCCACCTCGATCGGCGTCGTGTTGGCAGCGGTGAGTTGGTTCGTCGTCTGCTGGACGACGGTCATCACCGCGAGGGCAGGCGAGCGAGTGCTCTTCGGACTCCGGGTGCGCAGCTACGCGCACATTCAGCGGCTCGGCCTGGACTACTACGAACGCGAGCTGTCGGGTCGCATCATGACCCGAATGACCACCGACGTCGATGCGCTGTCTTCGTTCATCCAGACCGGAGCCTCGACCGCGGTGGTGAGCGTGCTGACCATCGTCGGCATCGCC comes from the Rhodococcus sp. SBT000017 genome and includes:
- a CDS encoding ABC transporter permease; protein product: MNALLTSEIRKVTTLKFWWALAIAPIVVGVFASVITSVIANQLGEFEEDLDISGGVASIGLYVAAGAAILFAGIFGAVNAGTEFRHKTITTSFLTARGRDGVIAAKLIVTALFGLGYGLVVLLASLICLLIFNERTVLLDGAFIGVVASCLLAVVLWSMIGAGLGLLLKSPTWAAIVLVAWLPFGEGLISLILFGLGLGSVAVALPSNLTLPTMAATQLDDAGDLASWPWAPFGLALWAAILTGVGWFLARTRDID
- a CDS encoding ABC transporter ATP-binding protein, yielding MLHRRTALGALGVTMIAAVIDISFPLLTRVAIDDATAGRGEKIATVAAAIALLGLVRFACQFGRRMLAGRLSIDVQHDLRLDLLASLQRLDGRKQDEIRTGQVVSRSITDLQLVQGLLAMVPLSAGAVLQFVLALAVMAYLSPLLTVVAVLIVPAVGIVVYRIRPTLFAATWSAQQRAADLAQHVEETVTGVRVVKGFGQEARAVDRIETLGRTLFAERMRSAKINSRFAPSMATIPQLGLVGVIALGGYLALEGHITIGTFLAFATYVATLSAVTRTVSSVVIMAQLSRAAVERVYEVVDTEPSDPEPTEPVALPDGPLGVRISEVTFRFEPERDVLTDLNLTVSPGETVAVVGHAGSGKTALALLLPRFYRPVRGQIALTSDGTSIDIDDLDSTSLREAVSLVFDEPFLFSDTIAANIALGRPDATAEEIEHAARLAQASNFIDALPEGYDSLVGERGLTLSGGQRQRIALARALLVEPRILILDDATSAVDAETEAAIFDALRGVRTRATLVLAHRRSTLTLADRVAVLDNGRIIDTGTVDELDQRCPLFRALLAGGDGEPNDDPGAEPTVDPSADTLWPDTSPESTVAPGAAAVPTPGGGGGHGTAMAGAFGSLAPTPAISRAVAALPPATEDPGTSGSELRRPDPEFRLSRLLSPVRLLLAAVVVLLALDSLASIAFPSLVRYAVDSGVASGDSNTLWIATSIGVVLAAVSWFVVCWTTVITARAGERVLFGLRVRSYAHIQRLGLDYYERELSGRIMTRMTTDVDALSSFIQTGASTAVVSVLTIVGIAAALLVTDPALGLVALAVVPPLAVATVIFRRISSAAYSTSRERISIVNADFQENVTGLRAAQAYRREEYAASRFAERSDRYRASRMRSQTAISVFFPLITLLSDIALAVVVFVGAHQIATGTTTAGTLVAFVLYLGLLFGPIQQLSQVFDGYQQARVGVGRIGDLLRTTSSIETSTNADTTALPGGRLRADIELVDVGFRYAGAHSDALSEVNLTIPAGTTVALVGRTGAGKSTVVKLLARFYDPTSGSVRVGGHDLRDYRLSDYRHRLGVVPQEAHLFTGTVASNIAYGRPDATRADIENAARSVGALATIAALRGGMHQPVGERGQGLSAGQRQLIALARAELVDPDLLLLDEATATLDPATERTVLAASSAVARTRTAVVVAHRLATAARADLIVVVDGGRIVEVGRHSELRTRGGFYAHLWTAAETNRGNNSIVQGVIDNEADGYR